A window of Candidatus Poribacteria bacterium genomic DNA:
CGGCACACTCAATCTATTGCCGAAACGGCATCCCCAGCAATCTTAGCAGCTCGCGGCCTTCTTCGTCCGTTGGGGCGGTGGTAACAATGGTTACATTCAGCCCGCGGATGTCGTTAACTTTGTCGTACTCAATTTCAGGAAAAATTAACTGCTCGGTGAGACCGAGGGAATAGTTACCGCGGCCATCAAAAGAATCAGGCGATACACCGCGAAAATCCCGAATTTGGGGTAGGACGACGTTAATCAAACGATTGAGGAACTCATACATCCTTTGCTGCCGAAGCGTAACCTTACACCCGATAGCCATGCCCGGCGTACGCCCTAACTTCGATGGCCCCCTGATTTTGAAGGCAGAGATCGACTTTTTGGCGCGGGTGATGATTGCCCGTTGACCCGCAATTAGACTCAATTCTTCAACGGCATCTTCCAATACGTTTGGAGTCTGAACCGCTGCACCAACACCGATGTTCAGTGTAATCTTGTCCAATTTCGGGATCTGCATCACATTTTTATAGTTAAAGTGATTTTGCAGCGAGGGTATGACTTCCGATTGATAAAATTCTTTGAATGGGCTCATAAGCCTTGTATCCTATAGAAATCGTGTATTCCATGAAGAGTGCTTTTGCAGAGCACATCTTCTACGGTGTCTGGAGCGATTCGCTCCGGTTTAGGCATCAACCTTTTTGAGATTAGAAACGTGAATGGTGCCTTCGCGTTCGACAATACCGCCTTGTCCCGCTTGGTTGGGCCGAAGGTGGCGTGTGATGATATGAACGCCTTCAACGATTGCCCGTTGTTTCTTTGGGAACACCTCTAAAACCACGCCTTGTGTACCTCGGTTTTTCCCACTGAGAACTACCACCGTATCATTCTTCTTGATATGTAGTTTTTGCTTTGCCACAATCGTCCTCCTAAATCACCTCGGGGGCGAGCGAGACAATTCGGGTGAACTCCTTTTCCCTGAGTTCACGAGCGACCGGTCCGAAAATTCGGGTACCACGCGGTTGATTCTGCGGGTCAATCAGAACCGCAGCATTCTGGTCGAATTTAATATAGGAGCCGTC
This region includes:
- the rplE gene encoding 50S ribosomal protein L5, with the protein product MSPFKEFYQSEVIPSLQNHFNYKNVMQIPKLDKITLNIGVGAAVQTPNVLEDAVEELSLIAGQRAIITRAKKSISAFKIRGPSKLGRTPGMAIGCKVTLRQQRMYEFLNRLINVVLPQIRDFRGVSPDSFDGRGNYSLGLTEQLIFPEIEYDKVNDIRGLNVTIVTTAPTDEEGRELLRLLGMPFRQ
- a CDS encoding 50S ribosomal protein L24; its protein translation is MAKQKLHIKKNDTVVVLSGKNRGTQGVVLEVFPKKQRAIVEGVHIITRHLRPNQAGQGGIVEREGTIHVSNLKKVDA